AAAGACCGGCCTGCACCGTCAGATGATCGTTCACCTTGATCGTCGCGTTCACACCCGTCTGCGTATAGCAATCGAAGGTATAGAGGATGGAGTGGGAATACGTGTAATTGTTCGGCGCGAGTTGCGCTTCGATATCCGGCAACGAGATGTAACGGCCAACCCGCACGTCCATTCCCTGCGCGACTTTGGGAAAGTAGAAATCGAAGTACATCATCACCGGATCGAATCCGTACTCGGCATTCTTCACCAACAACTGCTGGCTCAACATGCCCTTCGCGGTAGTGAATCGGTAGTCTACGCCGTAAAGACCGGTAAACCGGTAGCCCCAGTCGAAATGATTCTTCTGCGCGGTATCGGGATATCTCTCGAAATACAAGGCAGCCTGGTCCAACTGAATCTGGTTCGAGAATTCGTCATAGGCGGATGGAAAGTTCGCCGGAATTCCCTTCGAGGCGTTGCTCTGGTTGTTCGTAGAGCCGTTACCTCCGACTTCGATCCAACCATACATCTTGAACTGGCCCTTGTTCTGGTTGATCGCCTGCATCAATGGATACGACTGGCCATCCGGAACGCCAATGGTCGGAGTGCCGCCGATCGGCCAGTCTGAGGCCGGATATGGCGGCGACATAATCGGGGCGGGAGTTCCGCGCCGCGTAACCTGAGGCACTGCAGTTGCCGGCGAATTCCCGGCCCAATCCGCCACATATGCCCGGCCCAGGCGATGGAAGAATCCATTATCCGCAGGCGCTACCGGCGATGGCGCATTAGTCTGCGCAGGAGCAGCAGGAACCGGACTCTGCGCATCCAAGGTGGCTACGGCATCCACACCGGCAATCACATCCACCTTTGTCGCTGCGCCCGTCTCCTCGCCACCCTCTAATGCAGCCACTTCGTATTGCCCCGGAGCAAGAGCCGATACCGCAAAATTGCCGGCGGGATCTGCAACGACTACCCTGCGGAAATCGCCATTGTCGCTCCGCACGACAACCTGGGTCGCCCTTGACGAATCCCCGTTATCGTGAAGAATCGTGCCATGAAGACTGCCGGAATTTGTACTGGTCGAATTCGGATCAGCCGGTCCACTCGCCGCTCGCGAATAAGTGGGAAGAATTACTAGAATTGCGAAGACAAGATAATAACGTAAGAATTGTCGCGCGTACATAGCCATGAAATTTTGGGCTCTCTTTCCTCCGTGCTCGATTCTTCAATCGAACGGAAGACATCAGATTGAGCTGCATGTTTACTTACTGAACCTCGTCGCCTTCTCATAACCGAAAACCCTTCGAGAATAAGCAAATAACTGCAGGCTTCCCGGGAGACCGGTTAATCAAATCTCAACATGGGCGTCATAAGGAGCACATAAGGAGCAGCAAAGGAGGGCATAAGGAAGTCCATAAGCATCAGCTAGATAAGAGAGCGATAAGCAAAGCATTATATTAAAATAATGCATACATAATCATTCCATAAAATTCAGCGGCTTACGTCCCCGTCAGGCGTACCTTTGGGACTTGACGAAGATCACTGCCCTCCCTCCAGCACGAAGTAGATTGCAACGGCGAAGACAAAAACAGCGGCTGTCATCGGCTCAGCTGGTTAGCCGAATCTGTAACAGCCGCTGCTTCTCGGGTCGCGCGGAGAACTGCGTCGCGCTACAACTCCAACGTCCAGATCGTGATGGTTGCAGTGTTGTCGTCGACAGCCGCCAGAATCGCAGTCCCGTTATCCTGAACCGAAACACCCAACCCGAAGGAGCCGCCCTGATTTGGATCGACCGGGATCTCTTTAACGAAGTCGCCCTCTTTGGTGAACTCAACGATTTCGCTCGGCTGATTGGGATCGGAGTTGATGACGTCGTTGTTTGTCACCAGGAGGTGTCCGTTTGGGGCTTCCGCCATGGCCAGCGCGCCGTGCAGGTGAGCCGGGTCATCGTAGATGATGAATCCGGGGCCGTCGCTGTTGGTGCGCTTTGAAGCCTGAGGAATCGCAAAGACAACATTGTCCAGGGTCGAGGCTACGAAGAGACGGTCAGTCTTCTTGTCGTAAACCAGGCCGGTCGGAGCATCGAACAAGGCCGCCGGATCGCCCTGATGCTGGTATCCGGACCCGATGGTGTAGTGATCCAGTTTCGTAAGTCCCTGTTCGGTCACGGCAAAATCGATCCTGCTCACAGTGCCATTCAGAGCGTTTGAGAAATAAGCACTCGCTTTGTCGCCGTGATCGACAACAGTCATATCCCATGGGCCGTCGATCTGTGCACTGTCGAAGGTCTGGATCAGTTTGCCCTGGTTGTTGATAACCAGCAGCGAACCCGCCTTAGCTGTTGCCGAGGTGCCATCGGCCGTCGGCAGGTTGGCAACCAGAACAAATCCGTACTGCAGGGTCGCGAGGCCCGTCGAGAGTCCAAGCGGCGCAGTGCCCTGAAAGAAGAGCGTGGGCGCGCCGCTCGTCGGAATGCGAACGATGGTTGTTCCCGTCCCCTGCAGGTTATTCTTGTTGTTAAAATTCGACACCAGGATATCGGCGTGCTTCAGTGGTCCCGAGCCGGTGAGAAAGTTGTTCCCGACAAAAGCGACACCGTATGGGTTGACGTCTCCATTTGAGGGGACGGTCGACGCGCTGCGTGCCGGGTTGGGCAGGAACGGTTCCCGCGATTCAGACTTCCAACCTTGGGCGAAGCCAGGTCCGGTAAAGCACAACATAAGGGTTGCTATGGTGAGGGTCTTGCAAACTGCAGAGGTTGCGATCTGGCGCACTGTCTGAGTTGCGGTCTGGGCTTTCGTGATCATGCTAGGAGTGGTCATGTCCTTGTCCTCGATTCAGAAGATTGCCTGCTTCGAACTCGTCCTCTGAAAGGAGCGTTTCTCTGCAGCCGTGTCCCGACAGTACCCACACCCGCCTTCGAAGTCGTTTGGAATCCCTCAGACTTTTCTTGCTTTCGTGTGAACGACGGCCGCAATTACAAGCGGAAGGCAGATTGAACAGGTTAAGAGCGCGCCAATTGACTGTTGCACAGGCGGTTAGCGGCGGCTTCGCAGATTCTCGGACAGCAGGAATCAGCCTGCGAAACAGGGCGGTCTTGAGCCGCGAAGATGTTCCGGCAAAAATGTTGGCAAAATGATGGCAAAATGTTGGAGACAATGCGGGGTACGATACGTCGGGCGAATCACATTACGAGTTTGGTCCCTTTCGTTTGTATCCGTCGGAGCAGCTGCTTCTCCGGGAAGACGATCCGATTTCGCTCGCACCGAAAGCCTTTGACCTGCTCGTGGCCCTAATCGGCAGTCACGGTCACCTCATAACGCGCGAATCCCTCATGCAGACCGTGTGGCCAGACAGCTACGTGGAAGAGACAAACCTGACCGTCAACATCTCCCTGCTTCGCAAGATCCTCGGAGAAATGCCCGGAGGCCGCCCCTGGATCGCCACTGTACCCAAACGCGGCTACCGCTTTGACGGCCAGGTAATCGTCCACGCAGAACCAGACGGGGCACATGCGTTCGCGTCTCCGGCCCCAACGGCGGAAGAGACCCCGGCTCAAATCGAGCCGCACGGTACTTCTTCCCCGGAAGACACGGCACAACAGCCGCCGATCACCAAATCCAGACATTTCCCTCGCCGCTACCTGCTCTTCGGTGCGGCTGCTCTTCTGGTCGTCGCTCTTTCCATCTGGATCGGTTTCCGCAATTACGCACTCCGTCATCCCGTACCTCTCGCCTCTGTCCACACAATTGCAGTCTTGCCATTTCAATCGGCCGACGCAAATCCCGAAGATCAGTATCTGGGCATCGGCCTGGCAGACGCGCTCATCACGCGGCTGGGCCGGTTGCCGCAGATCGTAGTGCGACCAATCGGCGCAGTGCGCGGCTTTGGAAAGTCCTCGGACCCAGTGACAGTCGGACAACAGCTCGAAGTGCAGGCAGTGCTGGGCGGTACGGTCCAGCGCAGCGGAAGCCGTACCCGGGTGGCCGTTCATCTCAAGCGAACAAGTGACGGGCAGGTGCTTTGGTCCGAAAGCTTTGACTCGCAAAATTCCAGCGACTTCGAAATTGAGGATTCCATCTCGCAACAGCTCGCCAAAGCGCTGACTCTGAAGCTCACTCAGGAAGAAAAGCGTCAGCTTGCCGCACCGAATACGCCCAACAGTCAGGCCTACGAGCTGTACATTCAGGGTCGTTACTATTGGAACAAGCGCAGCGTGGAGTCCGTGCAGAAGAGCATCGACCTCTTTCGCCAAGCGACGAACCTTGACCCCAACTACACCGCCGCGTGGAGCGGTCTGGCGGACGCTTGGATTCTCGCTGGATCTTACGGGAACAGTTTTCTGGCTCCCGCCATCGCCATGCCCAAAGCCAAGGAAGCGGCGGAAAAAGCTCTCGCTCTCGATGATTCTTCCGCCGAGGCGCACACCTCACTTGCCTACATCCACCTGACCTGGGACTGGGATTTTGCCGCGGCCGAACAGGAATTCAAACGTGCGCTCCAGATCAATCCCTCCTACGTAAACGCACATCACTGGTATTCCCACGAACTTGTCGCCCTCGGACGCATCCCCGAGTCGCATGAACAAAGCGAGGCCGCTCTCGCGCTCGACCCGACAGACGTAGTGATCAACGAACACATGGCATGGCATCACCTGATGGCCCGCGAATATGACCGCTCCATTCCGCAGGCATACAAGGCAGTGGAACTGGACCCCGGTTTTGTGCAGGCGCATCGGGTGCTGGGATTGGGTTTGCTTTACACCGGCCGCTCGCGAGAGGCTTGCGCGGAGTTCGAAAAAGGCGTCGACTTATCGCATGGCGATCCGGTCGCCAGCGCCTACCTCGCGCGATGCTATGCGCTAACCCATCGCGAGGCCGAGGCGCGCAAGATACTTCCCGGTCTCGTGCAGGCCTCGACCGAACGGTACATCTCCGCGGCAGAGATCGCCGCTGTCTATGCAGCCTTAAATGACTCCGAATCAGCTCTCAATTGGCTCGACAAAGCCTGCGACGAACATGCCGGAGCGTTGATCTATCTCAATGCCGACCGCGTCTGGGCCCCCCTGCGCAGCAATCCGAAATTCGTTGCGGTGCTCAAGCGGGTCAACCTGCCGGCCCTCGCCGACGAAACACCATCGCATTAAAGCTGAATCGCCGTTAAGAATCGCGCTCAATGATTCCCCGCCGCCAGCAATGCTGTGGCGGCGGTTAAGCAGGAGAAACCCAACACCAGCAGCAGAACGGAGGTGCGCGGAGCATTCTTCCACTCCCCTGTGAGCACGCCGGACAAGGTTGCTGTCATGATCATAAAGATCTGAAAAAGTCCCCACCCGATCGAGGTTCCAAGGGAGCCTAAATAGGTCGCGCTCATACCATAGAGCGCAAACGCCCCCATCCACAGCACACCCATAAGAACCGGTAAGCTGGTATCCGTTGAGGCCCATTTGAATAACGGCCAGCTTCGGTTCTTCCGGAGCAAGTAGAGGCTGTAAGCAATGTTCGGCAGGAAACCGCCTGTCAATCCGACGGGCCACACAGCGTAAGCCGCACGCAATTCAGGGTTGCCAAGGCGCACGGCCTGATGCGCAATGTCCTGGCCGAAGGCAAAAGAGAAATTGAGCATGGGCGCCATCACGCCACACAGGATCGCGAGTAGGACGGCAGCATAATATGCGTTCGCAGGCTTCGATTGCGGATCTCCGTGAATCTTGCGCTCTCTGCTCTCCCGAATCTGGCCGCCCCATGTGGATAGACCGATCCCAACCAGCATCATGGCAACGCCCGAAAGAATCTCGACGATTTCACGCCCACCCACCTGCGAACGATGCTGAACAAACAACGGAACCAGTGTTCCAAGCAGAGCGCCCAGTCCGACAATAATTGCGTAGGCGAGTCCGAGACCCAGACGATGAACCGAAATGCCGAATAGCACCTGGGCAATCCCCCA
This sequence is a window from Acidicapsa acidisoli. Protein-coding genes within it:
- a CDS encoding TonB-dependent receptor; its protein translation is MAMYARQFLRYYLVFAILVILPTYSRAASGPADPNSTSTNSGSLHGTILHDNGDSSRATQVVVRSDNGDFRRVVVADPAGNFAVSALAPGQYEVAALEGGEETGAATKVDVIAGVDAVATLDAQSPVPAAPAQTNAPSPVAPADNGFFHRLGRAYVADWAGNSPATAVPQVTRRGTPAPIMSPPYPASDWPIGGTPTIGVPDGQSYPLMQAINQNKGQFKMYGWIEVGGNGSTNNQSNASKGIPANFPSAYDEFSNQIQLDQAALYFERYPDTAQKNHFDWGYRFTGLYGVDYRFTTAKGMLSQQLLVKNAEYGFDPVMMYFDFYFPKVAQGMDVRVGRYISLPDIEAQLAPNNYTYSHSILYTFDCYTQTGVNATIKVNDHLTVQAGLSPGCDVMPWTTDAQVTGNFCATYTWSNGGNALNTCANSVNNGKYAYNNLSAYYETWYHRISSTWHTDTEFWYQYMRDTPNMYWYNTGVAPTTATPWPEHTAANVTLNYGAVCKDPRLSSSQQPGVCYAPEWAVTNYVEHNFWHNEASLNIRNEVVNDIKGQRTGTPGYYEEHMVGFDFWAGSTITFRPEVSYTHSFSPYGLRALDIAPGSSVAAISNLAPDETSYQAMEKLRAKTQALTVAADIIWHF
- a CDS encoding NHL repeat-containing protein, whose product is MTTPSMITKAQTATQTVRQIATSAVCKTLTIATLMLCFTGPGFAQGWKSESREPFLPNPARSASTVPSNGDVNPYGVAFVGNNFLTGSGPLKHADILVSNFNNKNNLQGTGTTIVRIPTSGAPTLFFQGTAPLGLSTGLATLQYGFVLVANLPTADGTSATAKAGSLLVINNQGKLIQTFDSAQIDGPWDMTVVDHGDKASAYFSNALNGTVSRIDFAVTEQGLTKLDHYTIGSGYQHQGDPAALFDAPTGLVYDKKTDRLFVASTLDNVVFAIPQASKRTNSDGPGFIIYDDPAHLHGALAMAEAPNGHLLVTNNDVINSDPNQPSEIVEFTKEGDFVKEIPVDPNQGGSFGLGVSVQDNGTAILAAVDDNTATITIWTLEL
- a CDS encoding winged helix-turn-helix domain-containing protein → MYPSEQLLLREDDPISLAPKAFDLLVALIGSHGHLITRESLMQTVWPDSYVEETNLTVNISLLRKILGEMPGGRPWIATVPKRGYRFDGQVIVHAEPDGAHAFASPAPTAEETPAQIEPHGTSSPEDTAQQPPITKSRHFPRRYLLFGAAALLVVALSIWIGFRNYALRHPVPLASVHTIAVLPFQSADANPEDQYLGIGLADALITRLGRLPQIVVRPIGAVRGFGKSSDPVTVGQQLEVQAVLGGTVQRSGSRTRVAVHLKRTSDGQVLWSESFDSQNSSDFEIEDSISQQLAKALTLKLTQEEKRQLAAPNTPNSQAYELYIQGRYYWNKRSVESVQKSIDLFRQATNLDPNYTAAWSGLADAWILAGSYGNSFLAPAIAMPKAKEAAEKALALDDSSAEAHTSLAYIHLTWDWDFAAAEQEFKRALQINPSYVNAHHWYSHELVALGRIPESHEQSEAALALDPTDVVINEHMAWHHLMAREYDRSIPQAYKAVELDPGFVQAHRVLGLGLLYTGRSREACAEFEKGVDLSHGDPVASAYLARCYALTHREAEARKILPGLVQASTERYISAAEIAAVYAALNDSESALNWLDKACDEHAGALIYLNADRVWAPLRSNPKFVAVLKRVNLPALADETPSH
- a CDS encoding L-rhamnose/proton symporter RhaT, which codes for METSLPIGIALTLLAGLMSGNCMLPMKFNRVWKWENTWLIFSVVSLVILPWALALGLVDHLFDTYRALSLVQIAVPFLFGVGWGIAQVLFGISVHRLGLGLAYAIIVGLGALLGTLVPLFVQHRSQVGGREIVEILSGVAMMLVGIGLSTWGGQIRESRERKIHGDPQSKPANAYYAAVLLAILCGVMAPMLNFSFAFGQDIAHQAVRLGNPELRAAYAVWPVGLTGGFLPNIAYSLYLLRKNRSWPLFKWASTDTSLPVLMGVLWMGAFALYGMSATYLGSLGTSIGWGLFQIFMIMTATLSGVLTGEWKNAPRTSVLLLVLGFSCLTAATALLAAGNH